The following are encoded in a window of Lampris incognitus isolate fLamInc1 chromosome 15, fLamInc1.hap2, whole genome shotgun sequence genomic DNA:
- the itsn2a gene encoding LOW QUALITY PROTEIN: intersectin-2a (The sequence of the model RefSeq protein was modified relative to this genomic sequence to represent the inferred CDS: inserted 1 base in 1 codon), producing MWAITPEERGKHDKQFDSLTPVLGYVSGEQARNFFLQSGLPAPILAEIWNLADMDGDGKMDRLEFSIAMKLIKLKLQGRGLPPSLPVVMRQPPISNAASTMTSSARFGMGSMPNLSVGMPSMSAMSAMPILTPIPVNPPMPSVQPLLPTQMTLPLMPTLGNPGLPNGNANFLTPSPVPSTTALPISGFSSPMAFSPSMGMSKANSLLDLGSSSSNSSSTTSLTSNSPKTGLCDWAVPQASRLKYRQQFNTLDKLMSGYLSGPQVRNALMASNLTQTQLATIWTLADVDKDGQLRADEFILAMHLVDMAKTGRPLPLTLPQDLIPPSLRGGGKSSELVNGTGPCPTPGLIETTEAEPLQKTKSSVSFEDKLKENFARGSAELEKRRLALEEEQRKERERREREEREGQERREREAREQESRRKLEEERRIERQREMERKKEEERLRELERKEAAKQELERQRREEWEQGKREELGKRREGEQEEISRLRAKKKSLELELEAVGNKHKQISDHLRDAQSKRRIQKAELDLVNQKRDTRIAEINTLQLQFEDWQRKLSQLAPEQQRLTEKLRNIALKDFPSVTLASVSGGVAEKGMTCRRLKDQLDALERETTDKLAQMEQYNKELKFGDMDDCVLRGLLSLLACLSQLFLLIKELREKQGRQQAILDDLHRVKEQKLRELQRRREEETERRRREEEEAARQAQLEKERREQEQREQERKEREEEEARQRRLLEEQRAKQREEEEREAQARLLAAQLKAQEEEKRRREEEEERHRQEEERKRREEEEEERKHRERGGQHPSLTAKRSSNLSTYRALYPFVARNADELSLEADCLIEVDEQTVGEPGWLCGSYGGXQGWFPQSYAEKCPAPPISQTAPSLPGTAPLTPSCPPHPPSTGIPHGEGTSPGINTNASTAPPISDSSKPRSSVVLRAHAVSSWSATQDTLLNLSSSGGDVITALLSFSQGDIITVLQQREDWWLGQLNGTQGWFPKGYVTLEPGGNTEMDAFDASDSAQLEEYVALYTYESPEVGDLTFVEGDVIMVTEREGEWWRGCIGDQAGVFPSNYVRPVEPETARSGGPPKKPEIAQAVTATAGQTLQQLSFSPGQLIVVLAKNSTGWWLGELQARGKKRQRGWFHSSHVKLLGPSSGKSTPAPLPVCQVIAMYDYTAANQDELSFSKGQLISVLDKTNPDWWKGETNGVTGLLPTNYVKMTTESDPSQQWCADLMTLDTMTPQERKRQGYIHELIQTEEIYLDDLELVLEVFHKPMSESGRLTEAEMGVIFVNWKELIMCNTKLLKALRVRKKTGGDNMPVQLIGDLLAAELAHMQPYIRFCSCQLNAAALVQSKTDNQPDFKDFLKKIATNYRCKGMPLSSFLLKPMQRITRYPLLIKNILEHTPEGHTDRGPLREALERAEELCSQVNEGVREKENSDRLEWIQTHIQCEGLIEHLVFNSLTNCLGPRKLLHSGRLQKNKSSKELWAFLFNDFLLLTHSAKPFSSSSPSGSDKLFSPKTNIQLKMYKTPLFLNEVLVKMPADPSSDEPLFHISHIDRVYTLKTETLNERTTWVQRIKAASEHFIETEKKKREKAYQARSLKTSGIGRLLVTVTEAQELKACKPNGKSNPYCELTMGAQCYTSRPVSDTLNPKWNFNCQFFIKDLYQDVLCITVFEKDQFSPDDFLGRTEVPVATIKKEMESKGAANRRLLLHEVPTGEVWVKLDLQLYEQIK from the exons GGCAGCCACCCATCTCCAACGCTGCCTCCaccatgacatcatcagcacGCTTTG GAATGGGCTCCATGCCAAACCTGTCTGTAGGTATGCCATCCATGTCAGCTATGTCAGCCATGCCCATCCTAACGCCCATCCCGGTCAACCCCCCCATGCCCTCTGTTCAACCTTTGCTGCCAACACAGATGACCCTGCCCCTCATGCCCACCCTGGGAAACCCCGGATTACCCAATGGCAATGCCAACTTCCTCACCCCTTCACCTGTGCCCAGCACCACAG CACTCCCAATTTCCGGGTTCTCCTCTCCCATGGCTTTCTCTCCATCCATGGGGATGTCCAAGGCCAACTCTCTACTAGATCTTGGATCCAGCAG TTCCAACTCTTCCTCCACCACATCTTTGACCAGTAACTCTCCTAAGACTGGCTTGTGTGACTGGGCTGTTCCACAGGCGTCAAGACTTAAGTACCGCCAACAGTTCAATACGCTAGACAAGCTCATGAGTGGCTACTTGTCAG GACCTCAGGTTCGGAACGCATTGATGGCCTCCAACTTGACTCAGACCCAGCTAGCTACTATCTG GACACTGGCTGATGTGGATAAGGATGGTCAGTTGAGAGCTGATGAGTTTATTTTGGCCATGCACCTTGTTGACATGGCCAAGACCGGACGCCCATTGCCCCTCACACTTCCTCAAGACCTGATACCTCCATCACtcag AGGAGGAGGGAAGTCCAGTGAGCTTGTGAATGGAACGGGGCCCTGTCCGACTCCAGGACTAATAGAGACAACAGAGGCAGAACCCCTGCAGAAGACCAAGAGCAGTG TGTCCTTTGAAGACAAGCTGAAGGAGAACTTTGCACGCGGGAGTGCTGAGCTGGAGAAACGGCGGCTGGCGCTGGAGGAAGagcagaggaaggagagagaaaggagggagagagaggagagggagggtcaggagaggagagagagggaggccagGGAGCAGGAGAGCAGGaggaagctggaggaggagaggcggatagagaggcagagagagatggagagaaaaaaggaggaggagagattgagagagctggagagaaagGAG GCGGCAAAGCAGGAGCTGGAGCGCCAGCGGAGGGAGGAGTGGGAACAAGGGAAGAGAGAGGAGTTGGGgaagaggagggaaggagagcaGGAAGAGATCTCTCGACTCAGAGCCAAAAAGAAGAGTctagagctggagctggaggctGTG GGCAATAAGCACAAGCAGATCTCAGACCATCTCCGAGATGCCCAGAGTAAGAGGCGGATTCAAAAGGCAGAGCTGGACCTTGTCAATCAGAAGAGGGATACACGAATCGCCGAAATCAACACACTGCAGCTCCAGTTTGAG GACTGGCAGAGGAAACTTTCCCAGCTTGCCCCCGAACAGCAGAGGCTGACTGAAAAGCTACGCAACATTGCTCTGAAAGACTTCCCCT CGGTAACCTTGGCCTCTGTGTCGGGGGGTGTAGCTGAGAAAGGCATGACCTGTCGGAGACTCAAGGACCAGCTGGATGCTCTGGAGAGAGAAACCACCGACAAACTGGCCCAGATGGAGCAGTACAACAAGGAGCTCAAG TTTGGGGATATGGATGATTGTGTCCTACGGGGCCTTCTGTCTCTGCTGGCCTGTCTCAGCCAGCTCTTCCTTCTCATCAAG GAGTTAAGAGAGAAGCAGGGCAGGCAACAAGCCATCCTGGATGACCTGCACAGAGTCAAAGAGCAGAAGCTGAGAGAGCTGCAGAGACGcagggaggaggagacagagaggaggaggagggaggaggaggaggcagccaG ACAGGCACAGCtagaaaaagagaggagagaacaggaaCAGAGGGAACAAGAaaggaaggagagggaggaggaagaagcTCGGCAGAGGAGACTCCTGGAGGAGCAGAGGGCCaaacagagggaggaggaggagagggaggctcAGGCTCGCCTCCTTGCGGCCCAGCTAAAGGCacaggaggaagagaagagacggagggaggaggaagaggaacggcacaggcaggaggaggagaggaaacggagagaggaagaggaggaggagaggaaacacagagagaggggaggacagCATCCTTCGTTGACCGCAAAGCGTTCTTCCAACCTGAGCACCTACAGAGCCCTGTACCCCTTTGTAGCCCGCAATGCAGATGAGCTGAGCCTGGAGGCAGATTGTCTCATTGAG GTGGATGAGCAGACAGTGGGAGAGCCCGGCTGGCTGTGTGGGAGTTACGGCG AACAGGGATGGTTCCCGCAGAGCTACGCAGAGAAATGTCCTGCCCCTCCCATCTCTCAGACCGCCCCGTCTCTCCCAGGAACTGCTCCGCTGACCCCTTCCTGCCCACCGCACCCTCCCAGCACAGG AATCCCACACGGGGAGGGGACAAGCCCAGGAATAAACACCAATGCCAGCACCGCTCCCCCGATATCGGACTCCTCAAAa CCCCGGTCCTCTGTTGTTCTACGGGCTCACGCTGTTTCATCGTGGTCGGCCACCCAGGACACCCTCCTCAACCTGTCGTCCAGCGGTGGTGATGTCATCACTGCGCTGCTGAGCTTCTCCCAGGGCGACATCATCACTGTGCTGCAGCAAAGAGAAGACTGGTGGCTAGGACAACTGAATGGGACACAGGGGTGGTTCCCCAAAGGTTACGTCACTCTGGAGCCAGGCGGCAATACAGA AATGGATGCATTTGATGCCTCAGACTCTGCTCAGTTAGAGG AGTACGTGGCCCTGTACACCTATGAGAGTCCGGAGGTTGGGGACCTGACATTTGTGGAGGGGGATGTCATCATggtgacagagagggagggggagtggTGGCGGGGGTGTATCGGGGACCAGGCCGGCGTGTTTCCCTCCAACTACGTCAGACCTGTGGAGCCGGAG actGCGAGGTCTGGAGGTCCACCTAAGAAGCCTG AGATTGCACAGGCAGTCACCGCCACCGCGGGCCAGACGCTGCAGCAGCTGAGTTTCTCTCCAGGACAGCTGATCGTGGTCCTGGCCAAGAACTCCACTGGCTGGTGGCTGGGAGAACTGCAG GCTCGAGGTAAGAAGCGCCAGAGAGGCTGGTTCCACTCCTCCCATGTTAAACTCCTTGGTCCCTCCAGCGGGAAGTCCACTCCAGCTCCTCTGCCAG TGTGTCAAGTCATTGCCATGTACGACTACACGGCAGCCAATCAGGATGAATTAAGCTTCTCCAAGGGTCAACTGATCAGCGTCCTGGACAAGACCAACCCTGATTGGTGGAAAGGAGAGACTAATGGGGTCACAGGCCTCCTGCCGACCAACTATGTCAAGATGACCACAGAATCAGATCCCAGCCAGCAAT GGTGTGCTGATCTAATGACCTTAGACACGATGACGCCCCAGGAGAGGAAGAGGCAGGGTTATATCCATGAGCTCATCCAGACTGAAGAGATCTACCTGGATGACCTGGAACTGGTGCTGGag GTCTTCCACAAGCCCATGTCAGAGTCAGGCCGTCTAACAGAGGCTGAGATGGGAGTGATATTTGTTAACTGGAAGGAGCTGATCATGTGTAACACCAAACTGCTCAA GGCCTTGCGTGTGCGTAAAAAGACCGGTGGAGATAACATGCCGGTCCAGCTGATAGGTGACCTATTGGCCGCGGAGCTAGCCCACATGCAGCCCTACATCCGCTTCTGCTCCTGCCAGCTCAACGCTGCTGCCCTGGTCCAGAGCAAGACTGACAACCAGCCTGACTTTAAGGATTTCCTCAAG AAGATAGCCACTAACTACCGGTGCAAAGGAATGCCCTTGTCCAGCTTTCTCCTTAAGCCCATGCAGAGGATCACACGCTATCCTCTGCTTATAAAGAAT ATCCTGGAGCATACACCTGAGGGCCACACGGACCGCGGCCCCCTGAGGGAGGCCCTGGAGCGGGCAGAGGAGCTATGCTCCCAGGTCAACGAGGGCGTGAGGGAAAAGGAGAACTCGGACAGGCTGGAATGGATACAGACACATATCCAATGTGAAGGGCTCATAGAg CACCTGGTCTTCAACTCACTGACCAACTGTCTCGGGCCTCGTAAGTTGCTCCACAGCGGCCGGCTGCAAAAGAATAAGAGCAGCAAGGAGCTGTGGGCCTTCCTCTTCAACGACTTCCTCCTCCTCACGCACAGCGCCAAacccttttcctcctcctctccatcggGGTCAGACAAGCTCTTCAGTCCCAAGACCAACATCCAGCTCAAGATGTATAAGACG CCCCTGTTTCTGAATGAAGTTCTGGTGAAGATGCCGGCTGACCCATCCAGTGATGAGCCACTGTTCCACATCTCGCATATTGACCGTGTCTACACACTCAAGACCGAGACCTTGAACGAGAG GACAACGTGGGTTCAGAGAATCAAAGCAGCGTCTGAACATTTCATAGAGACTgagaagaaaaagagggagaaggCCTACCAAG CTCGTTCTCTGAAGACCAGCGGTATTGGTCGACTGCTGGTGACCGTCACTGAAGCCCAGGAACTTAAGGCCTGCAAGCCCAATG GCAAGAGTAATCCATACTGTGAGCTAACTATGGGGGCTCAGTGCTACACGTCTCGACCCGTCAGCGACACTCTCAACCCAAAGTGGAACTTCAATTGCCAATTCTTCATCAAAGACCTCTACCAAGATGTGCTGTGCATCACAGTGTTTGAGAAGGATCAGTTCTCGCCAGACG ATTTCCTGGGTCGAACTGAGGTTCCTGTGGCAACCATAAAGAAGGAAATGGAGAGCAAAGGTGCCGCAAACCGTCGTCTATTGCTCCACGAAGTCCCTACTGGAGAGGTTTGGGTCAAATTAGACCTGCAGCTCTatgaacaaataaaataa